DNA from Prunus persica cultivar Lovell chromosome G6, Prunus_persica_NCBIv2, whole genome shotgun sequence:
ACACATGATCCCCTGTCATTTCCTCTGTTCTGAGCAATTGCAAATCCACCCAAGTTTCCTCCCTTATTCGTTTAATCTGTGATGTATTCTTAATGTGAACAGAATATAGTAAAGAGAATAACTTCACACAGAAGGCTAGCTTGGTCCGGCAAATTCCATATGCTAAATACCGTCGCACACTTCTCTAATATTCTTTTATTCTGGGATTGGTTTCACTCCCACATGAGATTAAGACCTCGACTTCTTGATGTTTCAGCCATAATGTGATGCCTATCTATCTCCTTGATGTTTCAGCCTCGATATGATGCTTCTCTTCGGAAGTAAAATTCTCTGCAAAGAGAACTAAACCAATCCCGGTGAGCTCATGCTAAAACCAGATGTTCCAACTGCCAAGGTGGCAGTGAGCATGTACACAAGGAAGGCTTGCAGACAGCTACAATCGAAGccattctttttctctctttttattttggagcATGTCATTAGTAGAGATGTAGTTACGAACTGAGAGGAAAGTCTCTTGTCTCGCATACAATAGCTTACTTCTGACCTGTTTTACACCTTATGGATTCTTTTGGTTGAATAGTGAATAGGGCAAGTGATGTACAACATATGGCAGAGATGTTCGAAGAGCAACTCGAATAGTGCACAGTGCATACTTATGAGGTTACCGTTCGATTGCCATTGCTTATTACTTTAGATATTATCTTGATATCCATGATCAGGCTGATAGAGAGCCGATCATAAACTATAATTACTTGTTAAGATTATATAGTTACAGAACCTATAATATACCTTGGGCTTAGTTGCTGAAAagcttattttatttctaatttCACAAAGCAAACGTGCCATCATCAGCACAGGTTACAAAGAGTGCACCTCAATGTATTACAATACAGCTAAACAGATGCAGATAACAGAAAACAGATAGAGTAGTTAGGTTAGACCAGACCAACGGATGAAAATGACCCAAGAAAAGCCAAGCTGAAGCATAAAGCACCAAGCCTTAATTAGCATCAGACATTAGTTGCGTGAATTTGTCATGTTGTTCTTGGCCATGCTGAAGACTTTGCACTCTCCTTCAAGTAGTGCAGGGCCCTCTCCATGTCATCTGTTGGAATGCTGAGTCTTCCATCACCACGAACCGGAAGTGTAGAAGTCCATGTTGAATGGCTTGACTTACCGTGGTAGCCACCGTGTGATGTCAGATTGATTGGCCCCATGACACTATCATGTTTGCGGTTGTGGTGGTAGTCGTCATAGTTATCATTCCGAATGGTGTTTCCATTAGGCTTGTACAATGTGTTGTTGCTGTAGTCACTATAGCCACCATAGCCCGTAGTTCCATTgtatccaatttgattgggtTGTTGGCCCCAGGTAATGCCATTGAAGGGTCCAACCCTAGGATCACGGCTAGCATCAGTGTGGATTCTGGTGTGGAAGCCATCAATGGCGTGTCGTGGTGGGCTTGGAGGCCTACGCCAATTGTCATCAGCAGCATAGCCGTAATTTCTCACTGGCTCAACAAGTGGAGGAGAGCCATGCCTGCATGAAGGTTAACAAAGGTGAGTGAACATGATCATGAATAATTCTCTCGTCTCAAACTTTGTGACATAGCTTTTACCAAAaacaagaggaaaaaaaagtttgtaTGACATAGCTCCCCCGCACTCATCATTGTCAGCAGCATTTGCATACCTTGTTTGGCCCCATTGGTCAGTATACGATCCTACCCCGTTGCCGGTAGAGTAACCTGATCTGTAGCTGTAATCATGGCCGGCCATTGCTTAGTTAGCTTTGAGTTTGGAACTAGCTATATGACTCGACTTCTTTCTCACTTGGAACATGTTGACGCTTCTCCTTGTATATGTACACAACAGCTAGTTGTGCTACTTTTTGAGcacatgtttctttttctaatgCACTCCAAGATTCCATTTGAATTCTTCGATTGCTAAATGTTGAAAACGAATCATGTTCTGCTTATCCATGGATTGTGACCTCCATTACCTTCACTGTTCAGAATACATTGCTTCTACCAGAAAattaaggagagagagagagagagagagagagagagagagagagagagagaatctttCTCTATACATGACAAATTACgcgattattattattgtgtttCATTCAGCAAATGCAGAATCAAGTTTTGCAGTTCAAATTTGTGGCGCCAGCATGCACTTATTGAGCCTGCTAGTCTGAAGAGATGCATCAATTCAAGAATCAAACCGACCCTTTTGGCAAAAAGCAGATTCTGCCTTTCTAAAATATCTCAAGAATCATGTTCTGCGTCCATGCATGGATTGAGCCCTCCATTAACCACATGGCATTACCACGTAATTCCCTCTGGTCTGAGTTCCAACTTTACTTCCTCATTATTTTAAGTCTCTTATTATGGATTCTATATAGAAAAGGAAATCACGTTACATCCTTTATTAGAGATATTGTTGAGTACTTTCTTGTTAATTTCTGTTCACAGAGAGAcatttacttcttttttcttatgtttttcaGGCTATAATGCTTCTTCTTAGACCCCAATTTCAAGTTTGCAACACAAGATTCagtatttcttttgaaaaagataacaggaaaaaaaaaacccatttaTTTGGGTCACACCATATGAAACTTGTATTAATTAGTGGAGTTCGTGCACAAAGTATTGGAAAAATAGGGCTAAGCGAGAGGACACCGCCGCAATTTCACCCTAATCGTTAGAAGAAGATAACTGacctaatttttaatatataactAAGGGGTTGAGTTTTGCAAAATGGGCCTAcattggaaaaaggaaaacttttttttgcagttttggtttgttttttaatatgaaggttacagaaaatacaaaagtaaAAGTGAGATAATATAGTGATTTTTCGAACATAAATTGTCAAGGCTCAAATGTTGGAATTTCATGCATAGGGGAATATATCGCCCGATAAGCTGTTCTGTCTGTAACACTCCTATAAGGATCCTCCTCCCGCTTCTTAAGCAAGTATgctaaactgttttcaatgtCAGATTGTATCTCCAAATACaatttgtttgcattttctttatctttcaggatctctttttttcccttggttACTATTGGCTTCCCAAATAAATAGTAATAGCGCCCTGGTAACTTGGGCAAAATCCCCGGAAAAAAGAGATCTGTATTTGCCACCTCCCCGCTCGTCTCATCCCTATAGCCACACcacattttttttgtcaaaacagGATAATTCAAGTCTCACAAACAGCTAGTTAAGAAGTTAAGattagaaacaaaaacaaaacatggaGAGTAATTAATTACCTTAATCTTATAGCATCGCGATTAGATTCTTTGATATAGTCGCTGATCACAGGGATCTTCTTTAGGTCATTGTAGTCAAAAACCAACTGCCATATACAAATAAGAAGCAGAGCACAATGTTAACTTCGCAAAGTTCAGCTTTAGGTCAATGTTGGCTCAAGAAGAAAAACTGCAAGGTTCAGCTTACTTCTAGTAGGTCATCTTCTCCTACAGCCGCAAATGGTACAATGGTGGCCCCAAATTGTGCAGCCATTCTCACAAATTCCGGTTGATTAGGCCAGAATAGCTTGTATTCTTCACCCTGCCAATTATTCAAGCACCGTATAAACATGGGAAACCAAAACTATAACATATCAAACTaccaacaaaaatgaaatgttTCTGTAAAATCCATTGCATACATCTTAGGAACATGCAAATGGAGACTTCCTTTGTTAGGACAGATAATACAAGGCTCttaagttattgaaaatttgatttaAGATGACACAAGGAAGGAGCTTGGCACACCTTGTTATGGAGAGCCTCACGTGCACCACCAGGATAGAGCAGAACATGTGATTTTGACGAAAGCAATTTGAATAGATTTTTTGCTGTGACAGGTACTGCACCAAATACTTTGAGCCAGTCAAAGCTAGCCGAGCTCGCGGACTTCCCCCAGAACAACTCTGGATGTGCTGCTCCACGAACCATTATGTTCTTTTCTCTTAAAAATTCTTCAACTAAAGAATTCAGCTCCAATCCCATTAAATTGTGATAACCAACAATTAAGACAGGTCCTTCATGAGGTACTCCAGCAAGACCTCTCACTATCTTCCCATCTTCCAATGTTGAGAACATTACAGAACCAGTAGCTAAGCGTAGTACCCTGACATTCATGTATTTTAGTATCAGCACTCTGGCCCCATATCCACAaatatgtccacaagtggtATACAAAATCATTAGAAAACACAATAGAAaaggaaacagaaaaagaaaaaaaaaaaaaaaaaaaaaaggtgtgaAAGTGTTGAACTGAATTACCCGAATACTTCATCGGCTGTATATTTGAGTTCTGACATACTAGGAGGAAGAAAATCTGAGACATAATCCCGCTTCCTCGAACGACGGTATTTGCAAGTGCCTTTTATAACTGTCAACAAATTAATGCCATCTTCCTATAACATGACAGCAGGAGTGCAGTCAATTAAGTTTGTGTTTTCACAAGGAAAAggtaccaaaaaattaaaacttctATTGCACAAGGGTAACACAGTACAGAGAAGTTTGCATCAAAGCATCACACCAGACTCAtaacatacatacatatttaAACTTACTAGTAATAGGGTATGTCCATTGTCGTTGAAGTGACGAACTGTACAATTCTGTAATGAGCTCATTAGTCGTTGCGCTTCATCTCGACTAGGCACCATGTTATCTTTGCCACTGAAACGCAAATATATGATTTgtacccaaagaaaaaagaaatcaaatatatatacacacaattataaattaatcatTCTTTCATGCGAAAGAAGAGAGAACCACACTAGGTATAGTGAACCTGGCCAACACTAGTACTTCAGCTTTAACAGCATGGAGACGGGAATTTGCATAAGCAGCAGCTGATTTGAGCAGCTTCAGCTTCCAAAGAAGAGTCGCCCTCGGTATAATATCAGCCAAAGactgaaataaaaataataaaaatctaCAGTAAGCGATGAGCAAAGCAAGTATAACCAAATGAAAGATATAAGA
Protein-coding regions in this window:
- the LOC18772510 gene encoding uncharacterized protein LOC18772510, giving the protein MAGHDYSYRSGYSTGNGVGSYTDQWGQTRHGSPPLVEPVRNYGYAADDNWRRPPSPPRHAIDGFHTRIHTDASRDPRVGPFNGITWGQQPNQIGYNGTTGYGGYSDYSNNTLYKPNGNTIRNDNYDDYHHNRKHDSVMGPINLTSHGGYHGKSSHSTWTSTLPVRGDGRLSIPTDDMERALHYLKESAKSSAWPRTT
- the LOC18773000 gene encoding acyltransferase-like protein At1g54570, chloroplastic isoform X1, with the translated sequence MTSIIGFSGPHFCVLNSENKPRFQVQVRSLGSKDSPVLSSDSVAVNGASVIKEREERRSLIDEGNERLRHKVNEEKRVKDGVLESLEPLWDDGYGTVTVKDYFDATKEMIKPDGGPPRWFCPVACGAPLKDSPILFFLPGLDGTGWGLILHHKALGKAFEVRCLHIPINDRTPFEGLVKFVEETIRLEHASSPNKPIYLVGDSFGGCLSLAVAARNPTIDLVLILVNSASSIERSQLQPLFPILEAIPDELHTAIPYLLSFVMGDPTKMAMVNIESRLPPSLKLTQLSRNLVALLPCLSSLADIIPRATLLWKLKLLKSAAAYANSRLHAVKAEVLVLASGKDNMVPSRDEAQRLMSSLQNCTVRHFNDNGHTLLLEDGINLLTVIKGTCKYRRSRKRDYVSDFLPPSMSELKYTADEVFGVLILKYMNVRVLRLATGSVMFSTLEDGKIVRGLAGVPHEGPVLIVGYHNLMGLELNSLVEEFLREKNIMVRGAAHPELFWGKSASSASFDWLKVFGAVPVTAKNLFKLLSSKSHVLLYPGGAREALHNKGEEYKLFWPNQPEFVRMAAQFGATIVPFAAVGEDDLLELVFDYNDLKKIPVISDYIKESNRDAIRLRDETSGEVANTDLFFPGILPKLPGRYYYLFGKPIVTKGKKEILKDKENANKLYLEIQSDIENSLAYLLKKREEDPYRSVTDRTAYRAIYSPMHEIPTFEP
- the LOC18773000 gene encoding acyltransferase-like protein At1g54570, chloroplastic isoform X2, whose amino-acid sequence is MTSIIGFSGPHFCVLNSENKPRFQVQVRSLGSKDSPVLSSDSVAVNGASVIKEREERRSLIDEGNERLRHKVNEEKRVKDGVLESLEPLWDDGYGTVTVKDYFDATKEMIKPDGGPPRWFCPVACGAPLKDSPILFFLPGLDGTGWGLILHHKALGKAFEVRCLHIPINDRTPFEGLVKFVEETIRLEHASSPNKPIYLVGDSFGGCLSLAVAARNPTIDLVLILVNSASSIERSQLQPLFPILEAIPDELHTAIPYLLSFVMGDPTKMAMVNIESRLPPSLKLTQLSRNLVALLPCLSSLADIIPRATLLWKLKLLKSAAAYANSRLHAVKAEVLVLASGKDNMVPSRDEAQRLMSSLQNCTVRHFNDNGHTLLLEDGINLLTVIKGTCKYRRSRKRDYVSDFLPPSMSELKYTADEVFGVLRLATGSVMFSTLEDGKIVRGLAGVPHEGPVLIVGYHNLMGLELNSLVEEFLREKNIMVRGAAHPELFWGKSASSASFDWLKVFGAVPVTAKNLFKLLSSKSHVLLYPGGAREALHNKGEEYKLFWPNQPEFVRMAAQFGATIVPFAAVGEDDLLELVFDYNDLKKIPVISDYIKESNRDAIRLRDETSGEVANTDLFFPGILPKLPGRYYYLFGKPIVTKGKKEILKDKENANKLYLEIQSDIENSLAYLLKKREEDPYRSVTDRTAYRAIYSPMHEIPTFEP